Within Gilvibacter sp. SZ-19, the genomic segment TGAGTGGAGTAGCTGCTACGGATTGGAGTTGGGCTGCATTGTTTCACGATTTTGACCAAGACGGTTATCAGGACCTCTGGATCTCAAACGGGATCCCAAAGCGTCCGAACGACCTTGATTTTATTCGATTTTTATCTGCCCAGGCCATAGATGAAAGCCGCGAGAGTAAAAAGCTTGTCGATCAAAAGGCTTTAGATATGATGCCTTCTGGAGCGGTTTCCAACAAGGTTTTTCGCGGTAGTGCTAGCATGCAATTTACCGATCAGACCCAAGCTTGGATCGGGCAGGATGCTCAAATTGCTGGAGCTACCGCATTGGCCGATCTCGATGGAGATGGCGATATGGATGTGATAAGCAACGCCTTGAATGCACCGCTTTTGGTATATCGTAACGATCTGGACGCCAATGGAAATTATCTCCAATTGGAGCTAAAAGGTAGCGCCGCGAATCCATTCGCAATAGGTGCAAAGACCTATGTATATCAGCAAGGGAAAACCTATTACAAGGAACTGTATACGGCTCGGGGCTTTCAGTCCAGTAGTGAACCCCTTATTGAATTTGGGCTGCAAGACAGCAGTGCCATAGACTCTCTAGTTATTGTTTGGCCAGAAGGAGAGGCTCAAGTACTTAAAGCAGTAAAGCCAAATCAGCGGCTGCGGATCAATAAAAATGATGAAACGCAGCAGTGGACTTTTAGCAAATCCAACCATACAACACTGTTTAGAGAGGCTAGTTCAGAACTTGGATTAGACTACACACATAAAGAAGATAATTACCTAGATTTTAACCGTCAAAAACTCTTGCCTTACCGTTTGTCTGACAGAGGACCAGCTGTAGCCGTGGGCGATTGGAACAATGACGGGCAGCAAGAGCTGTTCATTGGAAGTTCCAAATTCGAAGAGCCGGCTTTATTTGAGTTAGGGGAAAGAGGTATGACAAAATTGGAAACACCTCTTTTAGCCCAAGACAAGGTTTATGAGGAAGTCGCCGCTGCTTTTGCAGATTTGGACGGTGACGGCACAGAAGAGCTGATTTTAGGTGCGGCTGGAGCCGATTTTAGTGGTCAGGCGCCTGCTTTGTTAGAAAGAGTGCTAACGGCAGATTCGGAGCAGTCAAGCGTTTTAGAGCAGACCTATTCTAACGCGAGCGTCGTTGCTCCTTTTGATTTTGATAACGATGGCGATCTGGACGTATTTGTGGGCGATTATGCCGTAACCAACGATTTTGGGAAGCAGCCTGAATCTTATTTGTTGGTCAATGAAGGCGGAGCATTAAAGCGCAGTGTACCGGCAGCATTTTCTTCTCTGGGGATGGTAACCGATGCCATCTGGCACGATTTTGACCAAGATGGACAAAAAGACCTTATTGTTGTTGGTGAGTGGATGGCTCCTGTCTTTTTAAAAGTGCAAGCTGGCTCCTTTACTCAAGTCGATCCGGTCAAATTCAACTTAAACGGATTATGGCAATTTATTCTGCCATTTGATATCGACGCCGATGGCGACTTGGACCTAGTATTGGGCAATTGGGGCTTGAATGCAAAATTCAAAGCTAGTGAGAGCGAACCGCTTTTGATGTATTATGCAGATTTTGACAATAACGGGGCCACAGAAACAGTTTTGGCCCAATCTAGAGCGGGGACTTATTATCCACTATTGCCCTTAGACGAACTCGCAGGCCAAATGGTCAGCCTTAAAAAGAAGTTTCCAAATTTTGCTGACTTTGCAGGTAAATCCATAGAAGCAGTAATGGGTCGAGATGCTCTTGAAAGTGCTAAACGCTTTGAAGTACATCAATTAGCTTCTGGTTATTTGCGCAATGATTCTGGGAGTTATAAATTTATTCCCTTCGGGATGCAATTGCAGTTGGCGCCGCTTAAAGATGCCGTTGCTTTCGATTTTCTAAATCGAGGCGATGACCAATTGCTTTTAGGTGGGAACTACGACGGAGTGATCCCCTTTCATGGGCGCTATGACTCCCAGCCGGGAACCCTAATACTTCCTGGAGCGGATCCGCAGATAATTTGGCCGCAAGAATTGCAGTTTTTACGAAAATCCTTGCGACATTTGGAACTCATAAAATTAGGGAACAAGCCGTACCTGTTGGCTGTGTTCAATAACGACAAAACA encodes:
- a CDS encoding VCBS repeat-containing protein yields the protein MTKWALLAGLFVFWSCAEQDQKQQTAFSLLSAEQTGISFENTLVERDSLNILDYLYFYNGGGLAVGDVNADGLPDVYATANMGPNKLYYNKGGFHFEEAPASAGVAGNSSWNTGAVMADVNADGLLDIYVCAVVGINGFTGGHELFINQGDGTFKEEAAAYGLDAQTYGTSAAFLDYDLDGDLDVYLLNHAVHTQGSFGRSSLREKRNEKTGDRLMRNDNGVFTDVSEEAGIFGGISSYGLGVAVADFNLDGYPDLYIGNDFHEDDYYYLNNGDGTFSEQLRDAFGHVSRFSMGNDAADINNDGRPDLITLDMLPEDETVVKASEGDENFQTQRMRLLQYGYHYQFSRNMLFLNQPDGSFIETALMSGVAATDWSWAALFHDFDQDGYQDLWISNGIPKRPNDLDFIRFLSAQAIDESRESKKLVDQKALDMMPSGAVSNKVFRGSASMQFTDQTQAWIGQDAQIAGATALADLDGDGDMDVISNALNAPLLVYRNDLDANGNYLQLELKGSAANPFAIGAKTYVYQQGKTYYKELYTARGFQSSSEPLIEFGLQDSSAIDSLVIVWPEGEAQVLKAVKPNQRLRINKNDETQQWTFSKSNHTTLFREASSELGLDYTHKEDNYLDFNRQKLLPYRLSDRGPAVAVGDWNNDGQQELFIGSSKFEEPALFELGERGMTKLETPLLAQDKVYEEVAAAFADLDGDGTEELILGAAGADFSGQAPALLERVLTADSEQSSVLEQTYSNASVVAPFDFDNDGDLDVFVGDYAVTNDFGKQPESYLLVNEGGALKRSVPAAFSSLGMVTDAIWHDFDQDGQKDLIVVGEWMAPVFLKVQAGSFTQVDPVKFNLNGLWQFILPFDIDADGDLDLVLGNWGLNAKFKASESEPLLMYYADFDNNGATETVLAQSRAGTYYPLLPLDELAGQMVSLKKKFPNFADFAGKSIEAVMGRDALESAKRFEVHQLASGYLRNDSGSYKFIPFGMQLQLAPLKDAVAFDFLNRGDDQLLLGGNYDGVIPFHGRYDSQPGTLILPGADPQIIWPQELQFLRKSLRHLELIKLGNKPYLLAVFNNDKTQIYEIRSYDKTN